AACGCCGAGCGCGCCGAGATGCTCCACGCTCGTGGGTGCAGCAGCGTCGGCGTCCGGCCTGAATGTGCCATCAGCACGGACCGTACTACTGCAGCGCGCTCAACAATGCGGTCACGCGCTGCTTCTCGGTGGCCGGGTTGGGCATCGGCGCCCGCAGAGCTGCCAGTACGCCATCGATCTGCTTGTCGAGGGTATGCCAGGCGGTCTGGTTCAACGGCTTGAGCTTCGACTCGTCGTTGTCCCATGCGGTTTCCAGGTCCTTGATCCGGGCCTTGGCGCCGGCCTGATCGCCGGCCTGCAATTTGGAAAGCGTGTCCTGGGTGATGGACCGGAAGGTGGCAACCTGTGCCGGCGGGAAGGCCGACGTGAGTAGTCCGGGCTGTGCGGGGGCGGTGATCGTGGCAGTGCTGGCCGAGTCCGAATCGTCATCGGTTTCGGGGCCGTCGGCATGGCCATGGCCGCTCCAGAGCAGCAGTGCGCCGGTGGCAACCGCCGCCGCCGTGTAGTAACCCACCATCAGCCGCTCGCGCTTCGGAGTCGTGGTGACAGTCGTTGCACGGGTTGGGATTTCGTCGGTGATGACGTCGCTGCGGCTGACCATCAGATACCCGACCGTGGCGAGGATCGCGGCCAAGAAGATGGCGCTGGTGATCGCGGTTCCCCAGCCCAGACCGTGGTTGGCGGGTGCGGAGGCCAGCCAGTCGCCGAGGTTGGCGCCCAGCGGGCGGGTCAGAATGTAGGCCAGCCAGAAGGACAGCACCGGGTTGGCGCCCGCCCGCCAGCCGAGCGCAATCGAGGCGATCAGGGCGGCCGGCAGCAGCACCGAGGTGCCCGGCCCCCAGCCGGTGAGCTGTAATGTCCAGTCGCCGACGGCAGTACCCAGCGCGAAGGTGACCAGCACCGCGAGCCAGTAGAACAATTCGTGCGGCGTCGTGACGATGCTGTGGATCGACAGCGTGCGTTCCCGGGCGTACCAGACCCCGAAGACGATCGCCAACGTCGCCGCGAACACGGCCGTGCTGACCGCCAGTGGCACATGCAGCTTGTCGGTCAGCAGGTCGGTGTAGAGCGTGCCGGTGATGCTCAGCACGACAACGGCCAACCAGTAGACGATCGGCACGTAGCGGTCGACGATCAACTGGAAGGCCAAAACGATGCCCAGGCCGACGGTGAAGATCAGCGCCGTCACGCTGAGGCCAAGGCCCACCGTGGTACTGATCCAGTCGGCGAAACTTTCCCCGACAGTGGTGCACAGGATCTTGATGATCCAGAACCACACGGTGACCTCAGGGACCTTGCTGAGCATCCGGCGGGGATTGCGGAGGGCGATGGAACGCAGCATCTGGCTCATGGCGCCCGAAGGTACAGATGAGTCGCTGAGTTAACGCTTAGGAATTGTCAAAGAAAAACCACGACAGCCGGCAGCTAATCATGGTCGGGGTGGCGGGATTTGAACCCACGGCCTCTTCGTCCCGAACGAAGCGCGCTACCAAGCTGCGCCACACCCCGCTTGAAGCCTCGACAGCCTATCGCACCGGCCCGCCGACTGCCCAAACCGCTGGCAGCGGGCCCCCGAGAGCTAGGTCCAACTGCTGTTCCGCTCGAATTCGACCAGCGCCGCGGCCGGAGGGGTGAGATCGAGCCCCTGCTCGGCGACCCATTCGTCATTGAAATAGGTGTCGGCGTAGCGGTCACCGCTGTCGGCGATCAGCGTGACCACTGAGCCGCCGCGGCCCGCGGCGACCATCTCGGCCAGCAGCCCGAAGGCGCCCCACAGATTGGTTCCGGTCGATGGTCCCACCCGCCGCCCCAGCACGGCGCTGACGTGTCGGGCGGCGGCGATCGACGCGGCGTCGGGCACCGCGACCATGCGGTCGACCACCTCGGGCAGAAACGACGGCTCGACGCGCGGCCGCCCGATCCCCTCGATCCGCGACGACGTCTGCATCACGAGGTCGTAGCGCCGTTCGGCATACGCGGGGAAGAACGCGGAGTTCTCCGGGTCGACGACGCACAACCCGGTGGCGTAGCGCAGGTAGCGGATGTAGCGCCCGATCGTCGCGCTGGTTCCGCCGGTGCCCGCGCCGACGACGATCCACGCCGGGATCGGGTACTTTTCGTCGCGCATCTGCGCGAAGATCGACTCGGCGATGTTGTTGTTGCCGCGCCAGTCGGTGGCCCGCTCGGCGTTGGTGAACTGGTCCATGTAGTGGCCGCCGGTCTCGCGGGCGACGCGCTGCGCCTCGGCGTACACCTCGCTGGAGTTCTGCACGAAATGGCAACGGCCGCCTTGTGATTCGATCAGCGCCACTTTGGATGAGCTGGTACTCTCTGTCATCACGGCGACGAACGGCAGGCCCAGCAGCGACGCGAAGTACGCCTCGGAGATCGCCGTCGAACCCGACGACGCCTCGACGACCGTGGTGCCCTCGCCGATCCAGCCGTTGCATAGCGCATACAGAAACAACGAGCGCGCCAGCCGGTGCTTGAGGCTGCCGGTGATGTGCGTCGACTCGTCCTTGAGGTACAGCGCGATGTCGGCGTCCGTGCCCCAGGCCGACGGCAGCGGGTAGCGCAACAGGTGGGTGTCGGCGCTGCGACGGGCATCGGCCTCGATCACCCGGATCGCATTGTCGGTCCAGCCGCGGGACCGGCTGCGGTCCGCGGTCTGGGTCCGATCGTTCAACGCAGGGATGCCGCGGGCTGCGAGCGACCCAGGTTGCTGTTGGAATCCCGTCCACCCATCGGGGCGGCGATCAACGTCAGCAGGGTCGCTTCGGGCCGGCAGCAGAACCGCACCGGCGCGAACGGGGAGGTACCCAGTCCCGCGGAGACATGCAATTGCATGTTGGCTCCCCAGCGGGACGGCCCCTTGGCCCGGGTGCGGTCCAGACCGCAATTGGTCACCAGCGCGCCGAAGAACGGCAGGCACAGCTGACCGCCGTGCGTGTGTCCGGCCATCACCAGCTGGTAGCCGTCGGCGGCGAAGCGATCCAGCACGCGCGGCTCGGGGGAGTGCACCAGGCCCAGTCGCAGATTCGCCGCCGGGCTGGCCGGGCCCGCGATCGTCTCGTAGCGATCGCGGTCGATGTGCGGGTCGTCCACGCCGGCCGCGGCGAGGTGCAGGCCGGCTACCTCGAACTCGCGGCGGGTATGGGTGAGATCAAGCCAGCCACGCTCGGTGAACGCCGCCCGCAGATCCTGCCAGGGCAGGGGTTCACCCTTGATCCGGTGGGACGGGTTGGTCAGGTAGTTCAACGGGTTCTTCAGCCGCGGCCCGAAGTAGTCGTTGCTGCCGAAGACGAAGACACCCGGCCGCGACAGCAGGTCGCCCAGCGCCTGGATGACCGCGGGGACCGCTTTGGGGTGGGCCAGGTTATCGCCGGTGTTGACCACCAGGTCGGGCTCCCAGCCGGACAACTCGCGCAGCCAGGCCTGCTTGCGGCGCTGGTTGGGCATCATGTGCAGATCGCTGATATGCAGTACGCGCAGCGGCGTGGAACCCGGCGACAAGACGGGCATGGTTATCTCGCGCAGGACGAAGGCGTTGCGCTCAACGACCGCGGCGTAACCGATGCCGGCGACCGTCGAACCGAGCGTGACAGCGCCCGTGCGGATCAGGGCGGGCAAAACATCAGCCATGCACGCAGCCTACTGCCGGTTGCGGACTCGGGAGCGTCTTGCGCGCCTACGGAGGCGGCTGTCCGGGCGGTGGGGGCGGCGCCAGCAGCGGAATGGTGATCGGCGGTAGACCCGGGATTTCCACGACCTGCGAGCCGACCGGCAGCGGCGCACCGTCCGGCGGCGGAGGCGGAGGCGGCGGGATGCCGTTACTGACCTGAATGGTGACGACCGAGCCGGGGATCGTGTTGCCCGACGGCGACGTCCCGACCACCTCGCCCAACTTCGCGGTGCTGTTGACCGAATTGGTCTGGTCGGCGACCTGGAAGCCGGCCTCCTTCAGGCGTGAGCGCGCCGCGTCGACGTCCATGCCGGCCACGCTCGGCACCCGCGAGCCGGGCGAGCCCTCGACGTAGCGCGGATCCGTCGGCGGCAACTTGATGTCGCCGAAGCTGGTGGCGATCGGTTTCATGGCGGTGAACCAGGTCCGCGCGGGCTCGTTACCGCCGTACAGGTCGCCCTCGCCGCAGTGGCGCAACGGGGCCGAGCACAGATCGGTCGGCGAGGTGGAGTCGTCGTAGATGTAGTTGGCCGCGGCGTAGCGGCTGGTGAACCCGACGAACCCGGAGGAACGGTGGGCCTCGGTGGTGCCGGTCTTACCCGACACCGGCAGGTCCCAGCCCGCGGCGCCGGCCGAACCGGCCGCGGTACCGCCGCCGGTCGCGTCCTTGCTCATCGCGTTGGCCAGGGTGTTGGCCAGCCCTTCGGGCACCACCTGGTCGCAGGTCTGGGTGGTCACCGCGACTTCATTGCCGTTGCGGTCGATCAGCTTGTCGATCGGGTTGGGCGGGCACCACACACCGCCCGAGGCCAGCGTGGCCGCGACATTCGACAGCTCCAGGGCGTTCACCTCGATCGGGCCGAGGGTGAACGACCCAATGTTCTGCCGCTTGACGAAATCGGCCAGGCTTTCGTTGCTGTCGGGGTTGTAGTCACGGGCCGTGCCGGGGTCGGCGTAGGACCGCAGCCCGAGCTTGACCGCCATGTCGACCGTGCGCGTCACCCCGACCTGCGAGATCAGCTTGGCGAACGCGGTGTTGGGCGAGGTGGCCAGCGCCTCGGTGACGTTCATCGAGCCCCGGTAGTTGCCGGCGTTGACCACACACCAGGTGTCTTTGGGGCAGCCCTTGGCGCCACCACTACCCAGGCCCTTGGACTGGAACCGCGGCGGCACCTCAAGGGTGGCGTTGATGCCCATCCCCATGTCGAGCGCGGCGGCGGTAGTGAAGATCTTGAACACCGACCCCGCGCCGTCGCCGACGAGCGAGAAGGGCTGCGGGCGCATGGTCTGGCCGGCGTCGACGTCGAGTCCGTAGGTGCGGTTGCTGGCCATGGCCATCACCTTGTGCGAATCCTTGCCCGGCTTGATCACGCTCATCACGCTCGAGATACCGGGCAGAGTCGGGCTGGCGAACTTGTCGATGGCGCTCTTGACCGGGATCTGCACGTCGGGGTCCAGCGTCGTGCGGATCAGATAGCCGCCCCTGGCCACCTGTTCCTTACTGATGCCGGCGCGCGACAGGTACTCCTGGACGTAGTCACAGAAGAAGGCGCGGTCGCCCGCGGCGATGCAACCGCGCGGCAGCTCGTTGGGCTGCGGCAAGATTCCCAGCGGCGTCGCCTTGGCGGCACGCAGCGCATCGGTCTCCTGCGGCAGGTTCTGAATCATCGTGTCGAGCACCAGGTTCCGCCGGGCCAGGGCACCGTCGGGGTTGGTGTAGGGATTGAGTGTGCTGGTCGACTGCACCATGCCCGCCAGCAGCGCCGCCTGCTGCCAGTTGAGATCCGACGCATTGATACCGAAGTAGGTCTGCGCCGCGTCCTGCACGCCGAACGAGCCGTTACCAAAGGAGACGAGGTTCAGGTAGCGGGTGAGGATCTCCGGCTTGGTGAAGGTCTTGTCGAGCGTGAGCGCCATCCGGATCTCGCGCAGCTTGCGGGCCGGCGTGGTTTCGACGGCCGCGCGCTTTTCGGCGTCGGTCTTCGCGGTCACCAATAGTTGGTAGTTCTTGATGTACTGCTGCTCGATCGTCGAACCCCCTCGGGTGTCGACGTCGCCGGACGCATAGCCCGCCAGCCCGGTCAGCGTGCCCTTCCAGTCCACCCCGTTGTGTTCGGCGAACCGCTTGTCCTCGATCGACACGATCGCCAGCTTCATCGTGTTGGCGATCTTGTCGGTGGGCACCTCGAACCGGCGCTGCTCGTACAGCCACGCGATGGTGTTGCCCTTCGCGTCCACCATCGTCGAGACGGCGGGCACCTGCCCCTCGAGAAGTTGTGCCGAGCCGTTGGCGACCACCTCGGAGGCCCGGTTGGACATCAGTCCCAGCCCGCCGGCCATCGGGAA
The Mycobacterium sp. 050128 genome window above contains:
- a CDS encoding metallophosphoesterase, which codes for MADVLPALIRTGAVTLGSTVAGIGYAAVVERNAFVLREITMPVLSPGSTPLRVLHISDLHMMPNQRRKQAWLRELSGWEPDLVVNTGDNLAHPKAVPAVIQALGDLLSRPGVFVFGSNDYFGPRLKNPLNYLTNPSHRIKGEPLPWQDLRAAFTERGWLDLTHTRREFEVAGLHLAAAGVDDPHIDRDRYETIAGPASPAANLRLGLVHSPEPRVLDRFAADGYQLVMAGHTHGGQLCLPFFGALVTNCGLDRTRAKGPSRWGANMQLHVSAGLGTSPFAPVRFCCRPEATLLTLIAAPMGGRDSNSNLGRSQPAASLR
- a CDS encoding PLP-dependent cysteine synthase family protein, with protein sequence MNDRTQTADRSRSRGWTDNAIRVIEADARRSADTHLLRYPLPSAWGTDADIALYLKDESTHITGSLKHRLARSLFLYALCNGWIGEGTTVVEASSGSTAISEAYFASLLGLPFVAVMTESTSSSKVALIESQGGRCHFVQNSSEVYAEAQRVARETGGHYMDQFTNAERATDWRGNNNIAESIFAQMRDEKYPIPAWIVVGAGTGGTSATIGRYIRYLRYATGLCVVDPENSAFFPAYAERRYDLVMQTSSRIEGIGRPRVEPSFLPEVVDRMVAVPDAASIAAARHVSAVLGRRVGPSTGTNLWGAFGLLAEMVAAGRGGSVVTLIADSGDRYADTYFNDEWVAEQGLDLTPPAAALVEFERNSSWT
- a CDS encoding COG4705 family protein, whose amino-acid sequence is MSQMLRSIALRNPRRMLSKVPEVTVWFWIIKILCTTVGESFADWISTTVGLGLSVTALIFTVGLGIVLAFQLIVDRYVPIVYWLAVVVLSITGTLYTDLLTDKLHVPLAVSTAVFAATLAIVFGVWYARERTLSIHSIVTTPHELFYWLAVLVTFALGTAVGDWTLQLTGWGPGTSVLLPAALIASIALGWRAGANPVLSFWLAYILTRPLGANLGDWLASAPANHGLGWGTAITSAIFLAAILATVGYLMVSRSDVITDEIPTRATTVTTTPKRERLMVGYYTAAAVATGALLLWSGHGHADGPETDDDSDSASTATITAPAQPGLLTSAFPPAQVATFRSITQDTLSKLQAGDQAGAKARIKDLETAWDNDESKLKPLNQTAWHTLDKQIDGVLAALRAPMPNPATEKQRVTALLSALQ
- the ponA2 gene encoding transglycosylase/D,D-transpeptidase PonA2; the protein is MSDRPPAALTILKLAGCCLLASVVATALLFPMAGGLGLMSNRASEVVANGSAQLLEGQVPAVSTMVDAKGNTIAWLYEQRRFEVPTDKIANTMKLAIVSIEDKRFAEHNGVDWKGTLTGLAGYASGDVDTRGGSTIEQQYIKNYQLLVTAKTDAEKRAAVETTPARKLREIRMALTLDKTFTKPEILTRYLNLVSFGNGSFGVQDAAQTYFGINASDLNWQQAALLAGMVQSTSTLNPYTNPDGALARRNLVLDTMIQNLPQETDALRAAKATPLGILPQPNELPRGCIAAGDRAFFCDYVQEYLSRAGISKEQVARGGYLIRTTLDPDVQIPVKSAIDKFASPTLPGISSVMSVIKPGKDSHKVMAMASNRTYGLDVDAGQTMRPQPFSLVGDGAGSVFKIFTTAAALDMGMGINATLEVPPRFQSKGLGSGGAKGCPKDTWCVVNAGNYRGSMNVTEALATSPNTAFAKLISQVGVTRTVDMAVKLGLRSYADPGTARDYNPDSNESLADFVKRQNIGSFTLGPIEVNALELSNVAATLASGGVWCPPNPIDKLIDRNGNEVAVTTQTCDQVVPEGLANTLANAMSKDATGGGTAAGSAGAAGWDLPVSGKTGTTEAHRSSGFVGFTSRYAAANYIYDDSTSPTDLCSAPLRHCGEGDLYGGNEPARTWFTAMKPIATSFGDIKLPPTDPRYVEGSPGSRVPSVAGMDVDAARSRLKEAGFQVADQTNSVNSTAKLGEVVGTSPSGNTIPGSVVTIQVSNGIPPPPPPPPDGAPLPVGSQVVEIPGLPPITIPLLAPPPPPGQPPP